One window of the Nicotiana tabacum cultivar K326 chromosome 4, ASM71507v2, whole genome shotgun sequence genome contains the following:
- the LOC142179937 gene encoding uncharacterized protein LOC142179937, producing MAVRSLAINKDPFRPHENDGELLGDETPYLSAIGALMYLANNTRPDITFAMQVICLIHIKPDLKQAIYLLMELNLTEDISKETEQNIFHQKFLFTHDHQQNGEIDVQQIRSSDNLEDLFTKALPTSTFEKLRHKIGMCRLRDIK from the exons ATGGCTGTGAGATCACTTgctataaataaagatccatttcgacctcatgaaaatgatggagAACTTCTTGGTGATGAAactccatatcttagtgcaattggggcactaatgtatcttgcaaaTAATACTCGACCAGATATAACTTTTGCA ATGCAAGTTATTTGTCTGATCCATATAAAGcccgatctcaaacaggctatctATTTACTTATGGAG CTCAACTTAacggaggatatatcaaaggagacagAACAAAACATATTTCACCAAAAGTTCCTTTTTACACACGATCATCAGCAAAATGGTGAGATAGATgttcaacaaatccgttcaagtgacaatctagAAGATTTATTCACTAAGGCATTGCCAACATCAACATTTGAAAAGCTGAGACATAAGATTGGAATGTGTCGTCTCCGagatatcaaataa
- the LOC107780646 gene encoding two-component response regulator-like APRR5, whose protein sequence is MGEVVVSSENDMEVIGTDEMELQTETEAGENNKETGVAAASSSIVRWERFLPKMVFRILLVEADDSTRQIITALLRKCSYKVAAVADGLKAWELLKGRPHNIDLILTEIDLPSISGYALLSLIMEHDTCKNIPVIMMSSNDSVSTVYRCMLRGAADFLVKPVRKNELKNLWQHVWRRRAASVGSQGPLDESVAQQKIEATAENNACSSHSSGYNACVQINRECIEKGSDAQSSCTKPELENEGENTEDLLESTQPNRNVSLPNGADLGKELCLESSNRLRMSENDAGAPLKDANTMTRGEDINCDDNWGHVRTIDQTSDENPVPLTKQAIDLIGAFDNYLKCNFKSSCSNVRTNKADSSTQLDLSLTRPHPSGSVNQFTNEKHRLNHSDASAFTRYVNRAMQSGQSMSSRTYYQQDYETDSDKQYPGHAIDYNSDARAAMTRTHSFAPPSSGEPGPAEIGHPSPQQRMTPLPIPVRGIRFEGPSNAYNSMIAPILRMPSGISPLQSPGLATPRESSYQANPFLTLNCESRSSQKVHSQSDQNNSASTTNNEGKRGHKSEPTTDCRYFPSATDQSTNSSCCNGALNQVHLSYGSNGNISLPIVKTPAECWKEESSHTPDGNSNRSQREAALTKFRQKRKDRCFEKKVRYESRKKLAEQRPRVKGQFVRQVPSEPQMGNL, encoded by the exons ATGGGTGAAGTTGTTGTCAGCAGCGAAAATGATATGGAAGTTATAGGGACAGATGAAATGGAACTGCAGACAGAAACAGAGGCGGGTGAAAACAATAAGGAAACAGGGGTTGCAGCAGCATCTTCTTCAATTGTGAGGTGGGAAAGATTTTTGCCTAAAATggtttttagaattttgttagtggAAGCAGATGATTCTACGCGACAGATTATTACTGCCCTTCTTAGGAAATGCAGTTATAAAG TCGCTGCAGTTGCTGATGGTCTAAAGGCGTGGGAGTTGTTGAAAGGTAGACCTCATAACATAGACCTTATCCTGACAGAAATTGATCTGCCATCAATCTCTGGATATGCTCTTCTTTCCTTGATTATGGAGCACGATACTTGCAAGAACATCCCTGTAATAA TGATGTCCTCAAACGACTCAGTTAGTACGGTTTATAGATGCATGCTTAGAGGTGCAGCAGACTTTCTTGTCAAGCCTGTTAGGAAGAATGAATTAAAGAACTTGTGGCAACACGTCTGGAGGAGAAGAGCT GCAAGTGTTGGTTCCCAGGGGCCTCTTGATGAAAGTGTTGCACAACAAAAAATTGAGGCCACAGCTGAAAACAATGCTTGCAGCAGCCATTCAAGTGGTTATAATGCTTGCGTTCAGATAAACCGGGAATGCATTGAGAAAGGAAGTGATGCTCAG AGCTCCTGCACAAAGCCAGAGTTGGAGAATGAAGGAGAGAACACTGAAGACTTACTGGAGTCTACTCAACCAAATAGGAATGTATCTCTCCCAAATGGTGCAGATTTGGGGAAAGAACTATGTCTTGAATCTAGTAATAGATTGAGAATGTCCGAGAATGATGCTGGAG CTCCTTTAAAAGATGCGAATACAATGACCAGAGGAGAGGATATAAATTGTGATGATAATTGGGGTCATGTTCGTACAATTGATCAAACTTCTGATGAGAATCCTGTTCCTCTAACTAAACAAGCCATTGACTTGATCGGAGCGTTCGATAATTACCTAAAATGTAATTTCAAAAGTTCTTGTTCCAACGTTAGGACAAATAAGGCTGATTCTTCTACACAACTGGATCTTTCACTGACAAGACCCCATCCAAGTGGATCTGTAAATCAATTTACAAATGAGAAGCACAGATTGAACCATTCTGATGCTTCAGCCTTCACGCG GTATGTGAACAGGGCAATGCAGTCTGGACAGTCAATGTCGTCTAGGACTTATTATCAACAGGACTATGAAACTGATTCTGATAAGCAGTATCCTGGTCATGCCATTGATTACAACTCAGACGCCCGTGCTGCAATGACTAGAACTCACAGTTTTGCCCCTCCTAGCAGCGGAGAACCAGGACCAGCTGAAATTGGACATCCTTCTCCGCAGCAGAGAATGACGCCTCTCCCTATTCCAGTGAGAGGTATCAGGTTTGAGGGACCAAGCAATGCCTACAATTCCATGATAGCTCCAATACTTCGCATGCCATCAGGCATTTCGCCGCTGCAAAGTCCAGGTTTGGCTACCCCTCGGGAATCTTCCTATCAAGCGAATCCATTCCTTacgttaaattgtgaaagtaggAGCTCTCAGAAAGTGCACTCACAGAGTGATCAAAACAACAGTGCTTCCACAACTAACAATGAGGGCAAAAGAGGGCACAAGTCTGAACCTACAACTGATTGTCGATATTTCCCCTCTGCAACCGATCAAAGTACAAATAGCAGTTGCTGCAATGGTGCTTTAAACCAGGTTCATTTGAGTTATGGAAGCAATGGAAACATCTCACTTCCAATAGTCAAAACACCGGCAGAGTGTTGGAAAGAAGAAAGCTCTCACACTCCTGATGGGAACTCCAATCGATCTCAAAGAGAAGCAGCTCTTACAAAATTTCGCCAGAAGCGGAAAGACAGATGCTTTGAAAAGAAG GTAAGATATGAAAGCAGGAAAAAACTTGCAGAGCAGCGTCCCAGAGTGAAAGGGCAGTTTGTTCGTCAAGTTCCTAGTGAGCCTCAAATGGGTAACTTATAG